From Candidatus Hydrogenedentota bacterium, the proteins below share one genomic window:
- a CDS encoding site-2 protease family protein has protein sequence MVLFDIAVFILVLGELVFFHELGHFLAAKACGIYCERFSLGMPPRLFGIKYGETDYCIGLLPIGGYVKMAGQEDVPMTDEQREKEYAGVPRDRWFVSKPVWQRMIVIVAGPFMNVVLALLLYGIATAMGGTVPQSQTDNRIGAIRENLPASTAPLYAVAAPLMSIDPNAKPDAIGWQTGDRVLSLNGEPVKNIRDIAVAAALNNSRTVIAEIERVGPDGKATRYLSPLQSKSPDSKEPAQFGVEPYRTALVGGILEGMPAQAAGMKVDDVILRLNGQTIDRETFTRKISELTHDESATIDVQRGDEILPIVVHPEANGKFQDIGFAPEPNWLTVMGDDEPLTVVYGANTFLSKTGFKTNDTITAIDGVPANSSALKRLKREGKTGPFKVTVQRPGGLMGLGAKSEVVLEGLTLDQILQALVPIDLNTKPVVTYITDEMSSKSALKRKDIIEEVAALPPGATYSPDMKLKFEAATAGLLENLKNDPQVGSVVFKVKRPALLKGLARKESSLVATLPVERAGAIGVVFKEKMIDYQVPAAQVVPEAFRLCKQATVRTVQVLGRLVTGEVHSRDLGGPMMIYQVTTQAAREGIYWLLEMSAFISINLAVFNLLPLPVLDGGHVVLLSIEGVRRRPVNAKVTEWVQQIGLVFIVGLLLYATFNDIRRWFENTILP, from the coding sequence ATGGTCTTATTTGACATCGCGGTCTTCATACTCGTTTTGGGCGAGCTCGTCTTCTTTCACGAACTCGGCCATTTCCTGGCAGCGAAGGCTTGCGGCATCTATTGCGAACGTTTCAGTCTCGGTATGCCTCCCCGGCTATTCGGCATCAAATACGGCGAGACCGACTACTGCATCGGCTTGCTGCCCATTGGCGGCTACGTGAAGATGGCCGGGCAGGAAGACGTGCCTATGACCGACGAGCAGCGCGAAAAGGAATACGCCGGAGTGCCTCGCGATCGCTGGTTTGTGAGCAAGCCGGTGTGGCAGCGAATGATTGTAATCGTTGCGGGTCCGTTCATGAACGTCGTGCTCGCGTTATTACTATACGGCATCGCCACCGCGATGGGTGGCACCGTACCCCAGTCGCAAACCGATAACCGCATCGGCGCTATCAGGGAAAACCTCCCCGCCAGCACCGCGCCGCTGTATGCCGTGGCTGCGCCGTTGATGTCGATCGATCCGAATGCGAAACCGGACGCAATCGGTTGGCAGACCGGCGACCGCGTGCTCTCGCTCAACGGCGAGCCCGTGAAGAACATTCGGGACATCGCGGTTGCGGCAGCGCTCAATAACTCCCGCACGGTGATTGCCGAAATCGAACGCGTGGGCCCGGACGGAAAGGCCACGCGCTACTTGTCGCCGCTTCAATCGAAATCACCTGATTCCAAGGAGCCCGCGCAATTCGGTGTGGAACCGTACCGCACCGCCTTGGTCGGCGGCATCCTGGAAGGGATGCCCGCACAGGCCGCGGGCATGAAGGTCGATGACGTGATCTTGCGGCTGAACGGCCAGACTATCGACCGGGAAACGTTCACAAGAAAGATTTCGGAATTGACCCACGATGAATCTGCTACGATCGACGTGCAGAGGGGAGACGAGATCCTTCCCATCGTTGTGCATCCTGAGGCCAACGGAAAGTTCCAAGATATTGGTTTCGCGCCCGAACCCAATTGGTTGACGGTGATGGGCGACGATGAACCTCTGACGGTTGTGTACGGCGCGAATACGTTCCTTTCGAAAACAGGCTTCAAGACGAACGATACGATCACAGCGATTGACGGTGTGCCCGCAAACAGTTCTGCATTGAAGCGCCTCAAGCGCGAGGGAAAGACAGGCCCATTCAAGGTCACAGTCCAGCGGCCAGGCGGACTCATGGGCCTGGGCGCGAAGTCCGAAGTCGTACTTGAAGGGCTGACGCTCGATCAAATTCTCCAGGCGCTTGTGCCCATCGATCTGAATACGAAACCAGTCGTGACGTACATTACGGACGAGATGTCATCCAAGTCCGCCCTCAAGCGCAAAGACATCATTGAGGAAGTGGCCGCACTTCCGCCCGGAGCGACCTACAGTCCAGACATGAAGCTCAAATTCGAAGCTGCTACCGCGGGACTCCTTGAGAATCTGAAAAACGATCCGCAAGTCGGTTCGGTGGTATTCAAGGTCAAACGCCCCGCGCTGTTAAAAGGGTTGGCGCGCAAAGAAAGCTCGTTGGTCGCCACGTTGCCCGTCGAGCGTGCAGGCGCTATCGGAGTCGTCTTCAAAGAGAAGATGATCGATTATCAGGTCCCCGCGGCTCAGGTTGTCCCCGAGGCATTTCGCTTGTGCAAGCAAGCCACGGTTCGCACCGTTCAAGTCCTGGGACGGCTTGTTACCGGTGAAGTCCATTCGCGTGATTTGGGCGGTCCCATGATGATCTATCAAGTGACTACGCAGGCCGCGCGCGAGGGCATCTATTGGCTGCTGGAAATGAGCGCGTTCATAAGCATAAACTTGGCCGTTTTTAACCTGTTGCCCCTGCCCGTATTGGATGGCGGCCACGTCGTGCTCCTGTCCATAGAAGGAGTGCGGCGGCGCCCCGTGAACGCGAAGGTCACGGAATGGGTGCAGCAAATCGGCCTCGTGTTCATCGTCGGATTGTTGCTGTACGCAACGTTCAACGATATTCGGCGCTGGTTTGAAAACACGATTCTTCCCTGA
- a CDS encoding aspartate kinase, whose amino-acid sequence MGAITCKFGGTSLADAECFRTVAQIVKAKPERRFVVPSAPGKRRPDDKKITDLLYTWHNLLRQDLDPSQPRGIIAARFEQLATELHIDFPVHEQLEQIAAKAAQIAEPDFMASRGEYLSGRLLAQFIGAEFVDPADYIKFDEEGNLDPISYELLGKRLSGSGLYVVPGFYGSLPDGRIKTFSRGGSDITGSIVARASKSDLYENWTDVSGFRMADPRIVSNASRISEITYQELRELSYMGANVLHDEAIFPVREPGIPINIRNTKDPENPGSMIVRTRESRHPVCGIAGRSGFTMINIEKNLMNRERGFGCRVLTVLEQHGVSFEHMPTGIDTMSLIVKDEEIANHGPSILKAIERTCDPDRVTLVPGLALIATVGQGMAGHVGVAARLCSALADAKVNIRVIDQGSSENNIIVGVESADLENAVRAIHDAFAPVGAA is encoded by the coding sequence ATGGGCGCCATAACGTGTAAATTCGGCGGAACATCATTGGCAGATGCGGAGTGCTTTCGCACGGTTGCGCAGATTGTAAAAGCGAAGCCCGAGCGGCGCTTTGTCGTACCTTCGGCTCCCGGTAAACGCAGACCCGACGACAAGAAAATCACCGACCTCCTGTACACGTGGCACAATTTGTTGCGCCAAGACCTCGATCCATCTCAACCCCGGGGAATCATTGCCGCACGCTTCGAACAACTGGCTACTGAGCTTCACATTGACTTCCCGGTGCACGAACAACTGGAGCAGATTGCCGCGAAGGCCGCCCAAATTGCCGAACCCGATTTCATGGCTTCGCGCGGCGAATACCTGAGCGGGCGCCTTCTCGCGCAATTTATCGGCGCGGAGTTCGTCGATCCCGCTGATTACATCAAGTTTGACGAGGAAGGGAACCTCGACCCGATTAGCTACGAACTCCTCGGCAAGCGCCTTTCCGGTTCGGGGCTTTATGTCGTGCCAGGGTTCTACGGTTCGTTGCCAGATGGCCGCATCAAGACCTTCTCGCGCGGTGGAAGCGACATCACCGGTTCAATAGTCGCGCGCGCCTCAAAATCCGATCTCTACGAGAATTGGACTGACGTATCCGGCTTCCGTATGGCTGACCCGCGAATCGTCTCCAATGCCTCGCGCATTTCCGAGATTACCTATCAGGAACTTCGCGAGCTTTCGTATATGGGCGCCAACGTGTTGCACGACGAAGCGATCTTTCCTGTGCGTGAGCCGGGTATTCCGATCAACATTCGCAACACCAAAGATCCCGAAAATCCCGGCAGCATGATCGTGCGCACTCGCGAGAGTCGCCATCCCGTCTGTGGCATCGCCGGGCGCTCCGGTTTCACTATGATTAACATCGAGAAGAACCTCATGAACCGTGAGCGCGGCTTCGGTTGCCGCGTACTGACTGTTCTTGAGCAGCACGGCGTCAGCTTCGAGCATATGCCGACCGGTATCGATACCATGTCGCTCATTGTCAAAGACGAGGAAATTGCGAACCACGGCCCCTCGATCCTCAAAGCAATTGAACGTACGTGCGATCCTGACCGCGTCACCCTCGTGCCGGGATTGGCCCTTATCGCGACCGTCGGACAAGGCATGGCCGGCCACGTCGGCGTTGCCGCGCGCCTGTGCTCTGCGTTGGCCGATGCCAAGGTCAATATCCGCGTCATCGATCAGGGTTCATCCGAAAACAATATCATCGTGGGTGTTGAAAGCGCCGATCTGGAAAATGCGGTGCGAGCTATTCACGATGCATTTGCCCCCGTCGGCGCGGCCTGA
- a CDS encoding class I SAM-dependent methyltransferase — protein sequence MEGDNAARSPEHPKISSSWFKRAFGDLYPVVYAHRTVEAARPEAQFAARMLALREADSLLDIGCGSGRHLIHLCDVCGHCSGLDYSPDLLAEAREQLGHNVLLVRADMRAIPFDATFDVVVNFFTSFGYFFAEEDNLKVIRELVRVLKPGGRYFIDYMNAKHARSTLKPSSSRTSEGYEIRETRWIDLALRRVNKSTRVLKDGMEVEHTSESVRLYEQEEFVSMLRGAGLSVDQCYGNYAGAPLSDDQPRMIVIGKKV from the coding sequence ATGGAAGGAGATAACGCAGCTCGTTCTCCTGAACATCCGAAGATCAGTTCGAGTTGGTTTAAGCGGGCGTTCGGAGATTTGTATCCGGTTGTCTACGCGCATCGGACGGTTGAAGCTGCGCGTCCCGAAGCCCAGTTCGCCGCGCGCATGCTTGCTTTGCGCGAAGCGGATTCGCTGCTGGACATCGGTTGCGGTTCCGGCCGTCATCTCATTCATCTCTGCGATGTGTGCGGCCACTGTTCCGGGCTGGATTACTCCCCCGATCTATTGGCGGAAGCGCGCGAACAACTCGGCCACAACGTGTTGCTCGTGCGCGCGGACATGCGGGCTATCCCTTTCGACGCCACGTTTGACGTTGTTGTGAACTTCTTCACCAGCTTCGGATATTTCTTCGCGGAGGAAGACAACCTCAAGGTCATCCGTGAACTCGTTCGCGTACTCAAACCGGGTGGCCGGTATTTCATCGACTACATGAATGCCAAGCACGCCCGTTCCACTCTTAAGCCCTCTTCTTCCCGCACATCGGAGGGATACGAGATTCGTGAAACGCGATGGATTGATTTGGCGCTCCGGCGTGTTAACAAGTCTACTCGCGTCTTGAAAGACGGGATGGAAGTGGAGCACACCTCGGAGTCTGTCCGCCTCTATGAACAGGAAGAGTTCGTATCGATGCTGCGCGGCGCCGGCCTCTCAGTGGACCAGTGCTACGGAAACTATGCGGGCGCTCCGTTATCGGATGACCAACCCCGCATGATCGTCATCGGAAAGAAGGTCTGA
- the bshC gene encoding bacillithiol biosynthesis cysteine-adding enzyme BshC — protein sequence MSTITADYLNGHERSLRFFARDPRSLLEAPPKPRVWDTSFLEGLREYQAALGLERTIHGDEAVIITGQQPGIFTGPLYTIYKAATAIRLARRIREKHGVPCIPVFWVGSEDHDFEEARSAHFLSKHHEPFTLTYEPKSDVNGRPLHRVPVEASLHTLVNQAAENTTGSEFRAEVARVLHETVDAATSLSDWVARLLAHLFQNTDLVLFSPHLEFARLASTQVLLKEISDPLVSTRLTNEAGRRLAALGYDPQLLRSDADCSFFVEVDGRRRKVSYGEGSFHVLETGLSYTVKELLALLESEPMHFSPNVALRCVVQQHLFAPEAYVAGPGEIAYWAQLKSVFEHFGYSMPVVYPRARAVLTSIKLNKLRSRAGLSYADLEQPFEALLERALESAADSVALTEIRARREEFNKVVEGLALALESRDKHLSAYIPSLRERIEFELERLERAVMRADEAKVHTAKQQMTRLCSALAPWRRPQERVYTIFSYLFEHGWDLVNRITGQIEFESQFAARQNVVSQSESPRPSGLTEIEL from the coding sequence ATGAGCACCATCACTGCCGATTACCTCAACGGGCATGAACGCAGTCTGCGGTTCTTCGCCCGCGACCCGCGCTCATTGCTTGAAGCGCCGCCGAAGCCCAGAGTATGGGATACCAGTTTTCTGGAAGGACTCCGCGAGTACCAGGCTGCACTGGGCCTCGAACGCACAATCCACGGTGACGAAGCCGTGATTATCACCGGCCAGCAACCGGGAATCTTCACGGGGCCTTTGTACACCATCTATAAAGCGGCAACTGCAATTCGGCTAGCGCGCCGGATTCGGGAAAAGCACGGTGTGCCGTGCATCCCCGTTTTCTGGGTGGGGAGCGAGGATCACGATTTCGAAGAGGCGAGGAGCGCACACTTCCTCTCAAAGCACCACGAACCGTTCACGCTCACCTACGAACCTAAGAGTGATGTCAACGGGCGGCCACTGCATCGTGTTCCCGTCGAGGCATCCCTTCATACCCTGGTGAATCAGGCCGCCGAGAATACCACCGGTTCCGAATTCCGCGCCGAGGTGGCCCGGGTGCTCCATGAAACAGTGGATGCTGCCACCTCGCTGTCCGACTGGGTCGCCCGGCTGTTGGCACACCTCTTTCAAAACACCGACCTGGTGTTGTTTTCTCCGCATCTTGAGTTTGCGCGCCTGGCCTCAACACAGGTCCTCCTGAAAGAAATCTCCGATCCGCTGGTTTCCACGCGCTTGACCAACGAGGCCGGCCGCCGGTTGGCTGCATTGGGATACGACCCGCAGCTCCTTCGGAGTGATGCGGATTGCAGTTTCTTTGTTGAGGTGGATGGCCGCCGTAGAAAAGTCTCCTATGGCGAGGGGTCCTTTCATGTGCTGGAAACAGGGCTCAGCTACACCGTAAAGGAACTGCTCGCGCTGCTGGAGTCCGAGCCAATGCACTTCAGCCCCAATGTCGCGCTTCGATGTGTCGTCCAACAGCATCTCTTCGCGCCGGAAGCGTATGTCGCCGGTCCGGGTGAGATCGCGTATTGGGCGCAGCTCAAGTCCGTGTTTGAGCACTTTGGCTATTCGATGCCCGTTGTATATCCCCGCGCACGGGCGGTTCTCACAAGCATCAAGCTCAACAAACTGCGAAGCCGCGCTGGACTGAGCTACGCCGATCTGGAGCAGCCGTTTGAGGCACTGCTGGAGCGGGCGCTTGAGTCCGCTGCCGATTCAGTCGCTCTGACCGAAATCCGCGCCCGCAGGGAAGAATTCAACAAGGTGGTTGAAGGACTTGCGCTGGCGCTGGAATCTCGCGACAAACACCTTTCTGCCTACATCCCTTCGTTGCGCGAGCGCATTGAATTCGAACTGGAGCGTCTCGAGCGCGCGGTCATGCGCGCGGACGAGGCGAAAGTGCACACAGCGAAGCAGCAAATGACGCGATTGTGCAGCGCGCTGGCGCCATGGCGGCGTCCGCAAGAGCGTGTGTATACGATCTTCTCGTACTTGTTCGAACATGGCTGGGATCTGGTGAATCGGATTACCGGGCAAATCGAATTCGAATCTCAATTTGCTGCGCGGCAGAACGTGGTGTCGCAATCCGAATCGCCGAGACCTAGCGGTCTCACCGAAATTGAGCTATAG
- the bshB1 gene encoding bacillithiol biosynthesis deacetylase BshB1 — MAVDILAIGAHPDDVEIGIGGLVRKLVLAGRRVGILDLTQGEMGTRGSVEERQQEAADSARILGVAERENACLPDGALANTSVMQRTVVPILRRFRARVILAPYDQDRHPDHSAAHALARDANYFAGLSRIESDAPPHRAPVVYYYRVYGEPTAPQFVVDISKEFETKLEALRAYRSQFFNPEYQGTPTYVSSEEFWESIRVKAAYWGKSIGATYGEPLYVQTPLGVQIPPGMEGNP, encoded by the coding sequence GTGGCTGTTGATATTCTCGCAATTGGCGCTCACCCCGATGACGTTGAAATCGGAATAGGCGGGCTTGTGCGCAAACTCGTGCTCGCGGGGAGACGCGTTGGCATTCTCGACCTCACGCAAGGTGAGATGGGTACTCGTGGCTCTGTCGAAGAGCGGCAGCAGGAAGCCGCCGACTCCGCCCGGATACTCGGTGTCGCCGAACGTGAAAACGCGTGTCTGCCCGATGGCGCTCTCGCCAACACGTCCGTCATGCAGCGCACAGTCGTGCCAATCCTGCGACGCTTTCGTGCGCGCGTGATTCTTGCACCCTACGATCAGGACCGCCATCCCGATCATTCCGCCGCGCACGCCCTGGCGCGCGACGCAAACTACTTCGCCGGTCTTTCACGTATTGAATCCGATGCGCCGCCCCATCGCGCGCCGGTCGTGTACTACTACCGCGTCTACGGCGAGCCTACGGCGCCGCAATTCGTGGTCGATATCTCGAAGGAATTCGAGACGAAACTGGAAGCGCTTCGCGCCTATCGCTCTCAGTTCTTCAATCCGGAGTATCAAGGGACTCCCACGTACGTCTCGTCGGAAGAGTTCTGGGAGTCCATTCGCGTGAAGGCGGCCTATTGGGGGAAAAGCATCGGTGCGACGTACGGCGAGCCGCTCTACGTCCAGACGCCCCTCGGGGTGCAAATCCCTCCGGGCATGGAAGGAAATCCATGA
- the bshA gene encoding N-acetyl-alpha-D-glucosaminyl L-malate synthase BshA, with protein sequence MRIGITCHPSAGGSGILATELGLALAERGHTIHFVTFEAPFRLHGYHDNVFSHSVDLVSYPLFRHPPFSLALATKISEVAEEYGIELWHAHYAIPHAVCALLARDMLTTNRPFKIVTTLHGTDITLVGSDPSFFRITRYAMEGSDAVTSVSEWLSEETRREFKLNVPVRTIYNFLNLDKFSGRAPERCKLAEKSEKIVMHISNFRPVKRVTDVVRAFKKISDRVPARLVMVGDGPERLSAVGVARQLGIADKVRFLGNHENIETLIPCADLIMQPSEHESFGLVPLEAMACEVPVIGTESGGICEVIVNGETGYLCEVGDIESMAARAIDILTDNDMAREMGRRGRERVISHFAKEKIVGQYEDLYREVVDQPALVK encoded by the coding sequence ATGAGAATAGGTATCACCTGTCATCCCTCCGCGGGCGGTAGCGGCATCCTTGCCACAGAGTTGGGCCTCGCGCTTGCCGAGCGCGGGCACACCATCCACTTCGTGACCTTCGAAGCCCCGTTCCGGCTTCACGGCTATCACGACAATGTGTTCAGCCACTCGGTCGACTTGGTCAGCTATCCGCTGTTTCGCCATCCACCGTTCTCACTTGCGCTGGCGACCAAAATCTCCGAAGTAGCCGAAGAATATGGAATCGAACTGTGGCACGCCCACTACGCGATTCCGCACGCCGTGTGCGCTTTGCTCGCGCGCGATATGCTGACCACGAATAGGCCGTTCAAGATTGTCACGACGCTTCACGGCACTGACATCACACTCGTCGGTTCCGATCCCTCCTTCTTCCGCATTACGCGCTACGCCATGGAAGGCAGCGATGCCGTGACATCGGTTTCCGAGTGGCTTTCCGAGGAAACCCGGCGCGAATTCAAACTGAACGTGCCCGTCCGCACAATCTACAACTTCCTTAATCTCGACAAATTCAGCGGCCGTGCCCCCGAGCGCTGCAAACTCGCCGAAAAGAGCGAGAAGATTGTTATGCACATCTCGAACTTCCGGCCCGTGAAACGGGTCACCGATGTCGTGCGCGCATTCAAAAAGATTAGCGACCGTGTACCCGCGCGACTTGTTATGGTCGGCGACGGCCCGGAGCGCTTGTCAGCCGTGGGCGTTGCGCGCCAGTTGGGCATTGCGGACAAGGTGCGATTTCTCGGTAATCACGAGAACATCGAAACCCTCATCCCGTGTGCCGACCTGATCATGCAACCCAGCGAGCACGAGAGCTTCGGACTCGTTCCTCTCGAAGCCATGGCCTGCGAGGTTCCCGTGATCGGCACGGAAAGCGGCGGTATTTGCGAAGTGATTGTCAACGGCGAAACGGGATACCTGTGCGAGGTCGGTGACATTGAAAGCATGGCCGCGCGCGCCATCGATATTCTCACGGACAACGATATGGCCCGGGAAATGGGGCGGCGCGGACGCGAGCGCGTCATCTCGCATTTCGCCAAAGAGAAGATTGTCGGACAGTACGAAGATCTCTACCGGGAAGTCGTGGACCAACCCGCTCTGGTGAAGTAG
- a CDS encoding DUF1080 domain-containing protein, giving the protein MKKRRTAILCLILAGVVALTAGSKLFRSRKPVPEGSPTVRPEGEGWIDLLDAEHAPGWKNITDDKDIFELKDGVLHIYGKTLLPLRYVGYEPERFSSFDLHVEFRLARRANSGVFLRAQPNDPVYRGFEVQVLDDFGHAPTKNSCGSIYDVVTPMFNMSRPAGEWNSFDISVVGQTVSITMNGWLVIQTDLSKMTTPYGKFKVAYKDLPLEGMLMFQDHGGEAWYRNVLLKKR; this is encoded by the coding sequence ATGAAGAAGCGACGGACCGCAATTCTCTGCTTGATATTAGCAGGAGTGGTTGCGCTCACCGCAGGAAGCAAACTCTTTCGATCGAGAAAACCGGTTCCAGAAGGTTCGCCGACGGTGCGTCCGGAGGGCGAGGGTTGGATCGACTTGCTGGATGCAGAACATGCACCGGGATGGAAGAACATCACCGACGACAAGGACATCTTCGAGTTGAAGGATGGCGTACTTCATATCTACGGCAAAACGTTGCTGCCGCTTCGTTACGTGGGGTACGAGCCCGAGCGATTTAGCAGTTTCGATTTGCATGTGGAGTTTAGGCTTGCCCGGCGCGCCAATAGCGGCGTGTTTTTGCGAGCGCAGCCAAACGATCCCGTCTATCGCGGCTTTGAAGTGCAGGTTCTAGACGACTTCGGGCATGCGCCTACGAAGAATTCGTGCGGTTCCATCTACGATGTGGTCACGCCGATGTTCAACATGTCGCGACCCGCGGGAGAGTGGAACTCTTTCGATATATCCGTGGTGGGTCAAACCGTGTCGATTACGATGAACGGCTGGCTGGTTATACAGACGGACCTATCCAAGATGACGACCCCGTACGGTAAGTTCAAAGTGGCCTATAAGGATCTGCCGCTCGAAGGAATGCTCATGTTCCAGGATCACGGCGGCGAAGCGTGGTATCGAAACGTCTTGCTAAAGAAGCGCTGA
- the tadA gene encoding tRNA adenosine(34) deaminase TadA has translation MLDDNARYMRYAIREAERAQEEGEVPVGCVIIYDNQIIGKAHNQRELLQDPTAHAEVVAITQAANKLGSWRLEECKLFVTLEPCPMCAGAIILARIPEVYFGAHDPKAGVCGTLMNLLEDARFNHQPKVYPGLLADECGALLSGFFQEIRRRSRESRLNGDRPATLDSEE, from the coding sequence ATGCTAGACGACAATGCTCGATACATGCGATACGCGATACGCGAAGCCGAACGCGCCCAGGAAGAGGGCGAGGTTCCGGTGGGTTGCGTGATCATTTATGACAACCAGATTATCGGTAAGGCACACAATCAGCGCGAATTGCTTCAAGACCCGACGGCACATGCCGAAGTCGTCGCGATTACGCAAGCCGCGAACAAGCTGGGTAGCTGGCGGTTGGAGGAATGCAAACTCTTCGTCACGCTGGAGCCGTGTCCCATGTGCGCGGGAGCCATCATCCTGGCGCGCATACCCGAAGTCTATTTCGGCGCGCACGACCCCAAAGCGGGCGTCTGCGGCACCCTCATGAATCTGCTCGAAGACGCGCGATTTAACCACCAGCCCAAGGTTTACCCGGGACTTCTTGCAGACGAATGCGGGGCGCTCTTGTCCGGCTTTTTTCAGGAGATTCGCCGCAGAAGCCGCGAGTCGCGTCTGAATGGGGATCGACCAGCTACGCTGGATTCGGAAGAATGA